The genomic region GGTCGGCAGGTGGCGATTGCCGAGATGCCAGGCGATCCGCACGAGAGCGGCCGGATCGGGCGCAGAGATCTCGAAGAGCGGCTCGGAAGCGGAACGGACGCAGATGCGCGCGCCGTCCTCGCAGAGCAGCGCATCGCCCTCGCGAAGCCGATGTGCACGCGGCAGGTCGAGCAGCACGGAGGCGCCGCCAGAGGTGGTGAGGCGAATACGGCGACGGTGCCGACGGTCATGGTCGAGCACCACGGTGTCGTCGGCCTCGCCCTGCCATGTGCCCGCGAGCAGGACCTCGGTCGCGCGACGCATCGGCGTCACGGTCACCGCTCAGTAGAGGAAATAGCGCTGCGCCATTGGCAGCACTGCCGCCGGCTCGCAGGTGAGCAGAACGTCGTCCGCCCGGACCTCGTAGGTCTCGGGGTCAACCTCGATGTTAGGGGTGGCGTCGTTCAGAACCATGCTGCGCTTGCCGATGCCGCCGCGCGTGTTCTCGACCGCAACGAGCATGCGCCTCAGCCCGAGCGTCGCCCCGACATCGTCCTCCATCGCCGCGTTGGAGAGGAAGGTGATGCAGTGCGACCCGATGGCGCGGCCGAAGGCGGCGAACATCGGCCGGTCATGCACCGGCTGCGGGGTCGGGATCGAAGCGTTTGGGTCTCCCATCGCCGCGCGGATGATCGAGCCGCCCTTGATGACGAGATCCGGCTTTACGGCGAAGAAGGCCGGGTTCCAGAGGCAGAGATCGGCGAGCTTGCCGACCTCGACCGAACCGACGACATGGGAGATGCCTTGGGCGATCGCGGGGTTGATCGTCACCTTGGCGATGTAGCGGCGCACGCGGAGATTGTCGTTGTCTCCCGTCTCCTCGGGAAGCCTGCCGCGCTGGAGCTTCATCTTGTGCGCGGTCTGGAAGGTGCGGATCAGCACCTCTCCGACCCGCCCCATGGCCTGGCTGTCGGAGGAGATGATCGAGAACGCGCCTATGTCGTGCAGGATGTCCTCGGCCGCGATCGTCTCGCGCCGGATGCGGCTCTCGGCGAAGGCCACATCCTCGGGGATGTTGGCGTCGAGGTGGTGGCACACCATCAGCATGTCGAGATGCTCGTCGATGGTGTTCACGGTGAAGGGACGCGTCGGGTTGGTGCTCGAGGGGATGACCTTCGGCAGCCCGGCCACACGGATGATGTCCGGCGCGTGCCCCCCGCCCGCGCCCTCGGTATGGAAGGCGTGGATGGTGCGGCCCTTGAACGCGGCGATGGTGTCCTCGACGAACCCGCTCTCGTTCAACGTGTCGGTGTGGATCATCACCTGGACGTCGTGACGATCGGCGACCTCGAGACAGCAGTCGATCGCCGCGGGTGTCGAGCCCCAGTCCTCATGCAGCTTGAGACAGGAGGCGCCGGCGCGGATCATCTCCTCGAGCGCGGCCGGACGGGAGGCGTTGCCCTTGCCGGCGAAGCCGAGATTCACCGGCAGGCCTTCCGCGGCCTCGAGCATGCGTGAGATGTGCCACGGCCCGGGCGTGCAGGTTGTCGCAGCGGTGCCGGTGGCCGGGCCCGTTCCGCCCCCGATCATCGTGGTGATGCCCGAGGCGATCGCGTCTTCCACCTGCTGGGGGCAGATGTAGTGGATGTGGCAGTCGATGCCGCCGGCCGTCAGGATCTTGCCTTCGCCCGCGATCACCTCCGTTCCGGGGCCGATCACGATGGTCACACCGGGCTGGATGTCGGGGTTCCCTGCCTTGCCGATCGCGGCGATCCGGCCGTCGCGCAAGCCCACATCCGCCTTCGCGATGCCCCAGTGGTCGATGATCAGCGCGTTGGTGATCACCGTATCGACCGCGCCCTCGGAGCGGCTCGCCTGGCTCTGGCCCATGCCGTCGCGAATCACCTTGCCGCCGCCGAACTTCACCTCCTCGCCGTAGAGCGTGAAATCCTGCTCCACCTCGACGATCAGGTCGGTGTCGGCGAGGCGAACGCGGTCGCCCACCGTCGGGCCGAACATGTCCGCATAGGCCGCCCGGGTGATTCGCGCCATCGTCTACCTCCCTCAGCCCTGGTCGAGCGGCCCCATGACGCTCTGGCGGAAGCCGATCACCCGTCGCGCCCCGCGATAGGGGATGAGCGTCACCTCGCGGCTCTGGCCGGGCTCGAAACGAACTGCCGTGCCCGAGGCGATGTCGAGGCGCTTGCCGAGAGCGGCGGCGCGATCGAAGGCGAGCGCCGGGTTGGTCTCGGCGAAGTGGTAATGGCTGCCGACCTGAACCGGCCGGTCGCCGGTGTTCGCGACCGTGAGCGTGGTGCGCGGCAGCCCGGCGTTCAGCTCGATCTCGCCGTCAGCCGGAATGATCTCGCCCGGGATCATCGCGCGCGCCTTCAGCGGATCGGCTGGTGGACGGTGACGAGCTTCGTCCCGTCCGGGAAGGTCGCCTCCACCTGCACGTCATGGATCATCTCCGCAACTCCGTCCATCACCTGGTCGCGCGACAGCACCGTCGCACCGGCTGCCATCAGGTCGGCGACCGACCGTCCGTCCCGCGCTCCTTCGAGCACGAAATCGGTAATCAGGGCGACCGCCTCCGGATGGTTGAGCTTGACCCCACGCTCGAGCCTTCGCCGCGCCACCATGGCGGCGACGGAGATCAGCAGCTTGTCCTTCTCGCGAGGCGACAGATTCATCGGTTGATCCTCAACAAAGCCAGACCCGAGGAACGGGACGATCCTGCCTCAGCGCTGCGAGTGCCGCCAAGAGCGCGCAGCGAAGGGACGCGCCATCGCGGGCGACGATCCTTCCGATGGTGAGCTCCTCGCGAAGCGACGCCCCTGCTTCGGCACCGGAAAGGCCGGCGAATGCGCGGCGAAGCCGATCCCGCGCCGCCTCTCCGCCAGGCCCAGCGCGGAGGACGGTGGCCACCGCCGCCGCGCCGGCGGCGACCGCCGGTCGTGCGAGCAGGCCTGCGATGTCGCCCTCGAGTCGTATCGCTTCTGCGTGCACCAGCCTGCCCGCACGTCTGATCTCGATACGGTCACGCAGCATCCCCCGGCGGAGCGTCTCGCCACGCGCGGTGCGGCCGAACACCAGGGCCTCGACCGCAAGGAACGAGGCGCCTTCGGCAAGCGTGACGGAGAGGCTGCGATCAAGACACGCGCCGTCGAACAGGATCGTCTCCTGCGGCAGCCACTCGGCGATTGCCCCCTCTTCGATGTCGAGCCGCGTGCGAACCAAGGCTGCCGCCTCGCCCGGGCGGGCGCGGTAGAGGCGCTCGGCGGCCGAACTGCACACCGTGGCCGCAGCATCACGCTCCCACGCGACCGATGTCGCGAGCCGGTCGCCCGAGGCGATGCCACCCGCCGTGTTCATCGTCACCGCTCCCGTGAAGGCGCCGCGCTCGGGGCGGGGAAGGCGCGCCCGCAGGCACCCCGACTGCTCGAACCGGCCAATCACGGTCCGGCCGCCGCGAACCCGGAACGACAGAGCGAGCCGACCTTCGGCCCTGGCAATCGGGGCAAGGCTAGCGCGAGTGACGCCGTCCGCCATCCGCTGCGTCGAACGGTTCGAGCTGCCCCGCGGGAACGACCCCGCCTCGGTGACTTATCGCCATCGGCCGACCACACTGCCCTACGGACCGCGCTGTCCGCATCCGGCAGCAGCATGGCCGTCTCGCCGCCTCCACGCAATCGGCCAAGCCGGGCAAACTCACCCCGCGGCAGTTGCAGAAGGCGGCTGCGGGGCTCGCCGGCACCTCGGCCGTCCGCCGCCGGCTACGAACGTCGCAACGCCTCCGTCGCGGCGCGGTCGACCGCTCCGGTCTCGGTCAGCACGACACCGAACCGTTCCCGCGCCGTGAGCGCCGAGATCAGCCCGTCGGCGACATCCTCCGCCACCCGCTCCGGCTCCCGCCGCTTCGGCGGGCCGTATCCCCCCCCGGCAGGTCCTTCGCAGATGAAGAGGTCACCCGAACGCACGGCCATGTGCGGCACCTTGGACGGGAGCTCCTCCCGCGTGCCATCGGCGCGCAAGATCTCGAGCCGAGCCGTCTCCCCATCCTCGCCGCCGGCGAAGCCCCAAGGGCGGAATCGATGCCCCTCGCCCTCGACCGAGGCGCCGCCATCCGTCAGGAACCGGAAGGCGCGGACCGAGCCGAGGCCGCCGCGGAACATTCCGGCCCCGACCTTGTCCTCCCGGAGCTCGTAGCGCTCGACGCGAAGCGGCAGGTGCGTCTCGATGTCCTCGATCGGGTTGTTGCGCGTGTTGGCGTAAAGCGTGTCCACCGCGTCCATGCCGTCGGCATCGGCACGGCCGCCGTAGGCCCCCTCGAAGATCTCCATGTGCACCCAGTGCTTCTCTCCGCGAAGCCCGGAGAAGGCGATCACCTTGAGGTTGCCGATCCCGGCAGAGACCTGCCCAGGCACGGCCTGGGCAAGCGCCTTCATCACCGTGTCGGCGAGCTGGTTACCGGGGCAGAAGCGGGCGATGGTGGGCGCGGGGAAGGTGGGGTTCGCGAGGCACCCTTTCGGCGCGACGATGGTGATCGGCCGCGTCAGCCCCTCGTTGACCGGAATGTGGCCGTGCACGGCCGTATCGAGCAGAACTGAGCGGATGGTGAGCCAGATCGCCACATCGACCGTTCCGACGAGCGGCATGTTGATCGGCCGGTCGGGAACCTGCGGGGCGGTGCCAGTGAGATCGACGATGAGCTCGTCGCCGCGTTTCGTTACGGTCGCGACAATCGGAAGCTCGCGTCGGGACGGATCGGGGTCGTCAAGATAGCCGTCGATGAAGGTCTCGGCACGCCATGAGCCCTCGGGCAGGCGCGCGATCGCCTGGCGCATCATCCGCTCCGCCTGGTCCATCAGGGCCGCCGACGCCGCCCGGAAGGCCGGAAGTCCGATCCGCTCGACGAGCGCGGCCATACGCTCGGCACCGATCCGGCTCGCCGCGACCTGCGCCTCCATGTCGCCGACCACGAGGTCCGAGGCGCGGATATTGTCGCGCAGAATCTGCCACACCGCCTCGTTCCGTACCCCTTCCGAATAGACCTTGATGGCGCGGAACTGCAGGCCCTCGGCATAGGCGTCGATCGCATCCACGATGCCGCAGGAGCCGGGCGTCAGCGCGCCGATGTCGAGGTGATGCGCCGTCGTCGCGGAGAAGCCGACGAGCTCGCCGCGGTGGAACACCGGAACGATGAAGGCGACATCCGGGCCGTGGCTCGCGCCTCCATAGGGGTCATTGTGCATGATCACGTCGCCGGGGCGAACCGTGTCGCCGCGCGCGGCGAGCGTCTTCAGCACGTGTTTGACGTAGCCCGGGATCGGCCCCGACTGCAGCGGCGTGGACTGCGCGCTTTCCGCAAGCCCCCTGCCCTGCTCGTCCACAAGCGCGGCGCCGAAATCCTCCGACTCGCGGATGATGGAGGAATAGGCCATCCGCATCAGCTTGTAGCCGACCTCGACGGCGATGTTCTCGAGCGCACCTTGCACCACCGCGACCGTGATCGGGTCGACCGTCACCGGAACGGGTGCATCCATCGCGCCTCTCCCTCAGAGCGTGATCAGAAGGTTGCCGCCAGCATCGGCGACCAGCGTGCACCCTGGCGGGACGACCGTCGTCGTGTCCGTCTGCACCACGATCGCGGGCCCGGCGATCGGCTCGCCGAGCGGCAGGCGTTCGCGCGCGAACACCGCCGTCGCGACCCGCTGAGGCGCGCCGTCGACGGCGAAGACCGCCTCTGTCATCCGCACCATCGCTTCCCCGAGCGACCGGCTGGGGAACGGCTTCGGCGGCGATGGTTTCGGCCGCTCACCGATGCCGACGACGCGAAGGTTCACGATCTCGACCAGCGCCTCGGGGAAGGCGTGCCCATACTCGGCGCGGTGCGCGGCGTGGAAGCGCGCGATCGCTCTCTCGATCAGGCCCCCGTCCACCGTGCCCGGCTCGACCGGCACGCGGAGTTCGTACCCCTGGCCGGCATAGCGCATGTCGGCCGCCCGCTCGAGCCGTGCCGCGCGCGGGTCGATCCCGTCGGCGGAGAGGCGCGACGCGATCTCCGCCTCCATCCCGGCGAAGTCGTCGGCGATGCGGGCGAGATCGAGCCCGTTCGAAGCCTGGAACGCGGTGCGCAGCGCGTCGTATTTCAGGTCCGAGGTCAGTAGCCCCATCGCCGAGGTGATGCCCGGGTGCGGCGGCACCACCACCTCGCGGATGCCGAGCTCGCGCGCCACGTCCGCCCCGTGCAGCGGCCCCGCCCCGCCGAAGGCGACCAGGGCATAGCCGCGCGGATCGATTCCCTTCTGTACCGTTCGCGAGCGGATCGCGTTCGCCATGTTCGCGTTCACGACGGTCAGCACCCCGAGTGCCGCCGCCTCGCGCGAGAGCCCCAAGCCCGCCGCGAGCGCGTCGATCACGGCTTCGGCGGCCGCGACATCGAGCGCCATCGCCCCGCCGAGGAAGTTCTCGGGGATCAGTCGGCCAAGAACGACATGCGCGTCCGTCACCGTCGGCGCAGTGCCGCCGCGCCCATAGGCAGCGGGGCCTGGCCGCGCCCCGGCCGATTGCGGCCCGACACGGAAGGCACCGCCCTCGTCGACGCGTGCGATCGAGCCGCCGCCCGCGCCGATCGTGTGGATGTCGATCATCGGCGTCAGAAGCGGGAAGCCGGCGATCCAGGTGTCGCGTGCGGTGGCCTCCGAGAACGCGCCCTCCGTCACGATACCGATGTCGGCCGAGGTGCCGCCGACATCGAAGGTGATGAGGTTGCGACGCCCCGAGAGCCCGCCTGCCCAGGCGCCGCCGAGCACCCCGGCTGCCGGGCCGGAGAGCATGGTCACCACCGGGCGTTCGGCCACGGACGCGGTCGTCACCACGCCGCCGTTCGAGGCCATGATGTGGAGATCGGCCGCAAGCCCGGCGTCGGCGAGCCTGCCTTCGAGCCGGGCCACGTAGTCGCGCACCTTGGGCCCGACGAAGGCGTTCATCGCCGCGGTGGTGAAGCGCTCGAATTCGCGGAACTGCGGCGCGACATCTGAGGAGAGGGTGACGAAGGCCTCGGGGTGCTCCTCGAGAACGATCTCGCGCGCCCGCCGCTCGTGCACGGGGTTGAGGTAGGAGAACAGGAAGCCGATGGCGATCGAGCTGATGCCGGCGGCCTTGAGCGCCCGCGCCGCCGTGCGCACCTCGTCCTCGGCGAGCGGCACGAGCACCTCCCCCTTCGGCGGGATTAGGCGCTCGGTCACCACATGGCGATGGCGTCGCTTGACGAGCGGCGTCGCCTGCCACGGGATTCGTTGTCTGATCGAATAGTGCTGCGGCCTCTGGTGGCGGCCAATGTGCAGGATGTCGCGGTAGCCGCGCGTGGTGATCAGGCCGCACTCGGCGCCGCGATGCTCGAGCGCGGCATTGGTCGCGATCGTCGTGCCGTGCAGCACATGGTCAATCGCCGAGGGCGGGAGGCCCGCGCGGGCGCAGAGCCCGAGCACGCCCTCAACCACGCCGATCGACGGATCCTCCGGCGTGGTCGACACCTTGTGGATCATGACCGCGCCCGTCTCCGTGTCGGCGAGCACGAGATCGGTGAAGGTGCCGCCGACATCGACGCCGACGAGCCTCATCGGCCGCGCCTCACGCCGCCCTTCTCGCCTTGGCCGACGGCTTCGCCGCCTTCCTGCGCGGGAAGCGGCGTCGGAAATCAGCCGCCATCTCCTCCAGCGTGACGAACCGCACGCCGGGCTGGGACAGCATGTGGCTGATCAGCCGCTCGAGCATCAACAGCACCTGCGGCCTGCCCGACACGTCGGGGTGGATCGTCATCGGCACCACGGCATAGTCGTGCTCGCGATAGACGAAGTCGAAATGATCGCGCCAGATCTCCTCGAGCGCGCGCGGGCTCACATAGCCGTGCGAGTTTGGGAACTTCTTGACGAACATCATCGGCGGCAAGTCGTCGAGATACCAGGAGGCGGGGATCTCGACGAGGTCGGTCTCGCGGCCTTTGGTGAAGGGCTTCATCCAGGTCTCGGCGGGCTGGGAGTAGTCGATCTTCGTCCAGGAATCGCCGGTGCGGACGTAATAGGGGGTGGTGTCGTGGTGCATCAGCGAGTGGTCGTACTCGATCCCCCGTTCGAGGAGGATCTCGATCGAGGTGGCGCTGACCTCCCACCACGGCGCGACATAGCCCACAGGGCAGCGCCCCCAGTGCTTCTCGATCAGGCCGATGCACTTGTCGAAGATCGCCTCCTCCTGCGCGCGTGTGAGCGCGAGCGGGTTCTCGTGGCTGTAGCCGTGCAGCCCGATCTCGTGCCCGGCCTTGGCGACCATGTCGGTCACCTCGGGGAAGCTCTCGATCGTATGGCCCGGGATGAAGAAGGACTGCTTGAGGCCGAAACGCTCGAACAACGTCAAGAGGCGCGGCATGCCGACCTCGGCCGCGAACACCCCGCGGCTGATGTCGCCTGGGCTGTCCTCGCCCATGTAGCTGCCGAGCCATCCCGCGACCGCATCGCAGTGCACGCTGAAGGCGCAGAGGATCTCCTTTGGCATCGTCTTCTCCCGTGTCGCTCCCTGGCTGTCACGCCCGGTCCGCCGGCGCATGCCGAGGTGCCGGCACCGGGAGGGCGGCGCCGCAGCGGCTAAGGTCGGCAGGCTGGCCAGAGACGGCGAAAGTTTTCAGTGCGCGGGCCGCGCCGTCGAGGCCGCCCAAGGAGGATGCGGCACGCGACGTGCGCCCCCGCTCCGCGTTATGACCGGGCATTCCCTTCCCTCCGAACCCGGGTACGCTGCGTGCGGTCCCGGGTCGGCAGCCTTCGTTGCAAACTTGGGGCCAGAGCGGTCGGGGCCGGTGAAGAGCCTGGCGCCCAAGGCCGTTTGGTCCGCGCGCGGCAGCGTGCACCTCGCGCAGGAGGGCGAGACCGTCCTGGCCTACCGGATTTCCGTCGACACGGGCGGAACCTTCACGGATGTCGTCGTGCTCGACGGCGATGGGCAGATGCACATCGGCAAGGCACTGACCATGCACGAGCGGATCTTCGACGGCATGGCGGCGGCGCTCGAGATCGTCGCCGGCGAGCTCGGCCTCTCGTCGCGCACGCTGCTTCGGCGTGCCGCGATACTGATCTACGGCACGACGCGCGCGACCAACGCGGTGGTGACGCGCCGTACCGCCCGCACCGCCTTCCTCACGACCGAAGGCTTCCGCGACACGCTGACGCTGAAGGAGGGCGGCAAGCATGGCACGCACGACGACAGCGTCGACTACCCGGACCCGTACATCCCGCGCCGCAGGACCTTCGAGATCGCGGAGCGGATCGGGGCAGGCGGCGAGGTCGTGCGGCCGATCGACCTTGCCCAGGCACGCGGCGTGGTCGAGACGCTCAAGGCGCGTGGCTTCGAGGCGGTCGCCGGTCTGCCTGCTGTGGTCGATCGCCAACCCCGTGCACGAGCTCGCCCTCGGCGCGCTGATCGAGGAGCTGATGCCGGGCGTGCCCTATACGCTCTCGCACCAGCTCATGCCGATCCTGCGCGAGTACCGGCGCGCCTCGGCCACCGCGATCGATGCCTCGCTGACGCCGCTGATTCAGGGGCATCTCAGAGGCCTCGCCGAGGATCTCGCGGCCGCCGGGTTCGCGGGCGACCTGCTCGTCTCGACCTCCGCTGGCGGCTGCCAGCATCTCGAGGAGCTGATCGCGCGCCCGATCCACACGCTCAAGTCGGGGCCGGCGATGGCGCCCGTGGCCGGGCGCTGGGTGAGTGCCGCCGAGCGCACGGGCGGCAACGTGATCGTCTGCGACACCGGCGGAACGACCTTCGATGTCGGCCTCGTCCGCGACGGCGGCCTCGTTCATACGCGCGACTCCTGGCTCGGGCCGCGCTGGCTCGGCGACATCATCGGCACCTCGACGGTCGATGTGCGGTCGATCGGCGCGGGCGGCGGGTCGATCGCCTGGCGCGATGCGGGGGGCCTGCTGCGCGTCGGCCCTCACTCGGCCGGATCGACCCCGGGGCCGGCCTGCTATGGCCGCGGCGGCACCGAGCCGACCGTGACCGATGCCGCGATGGTGCTCGGCTATATCGACCCGGCCTTCTTCAACGGCGGGCGCCTGCCGCTTGACGCGGAGGTCTCGCGGCGCGTCATCGGCCGGCTCGCCGCCGAGTTCGGCCAGGGCCTGGACGAGACGGCGGCGGCGATCCTGACCATCGCCAACGAGCTGATGATCAAGGCGATCGGCGAGATCACGGTCAATGAGGGGCTGAACCCGCGCGAGAGCGTGATCGTCGCCGGCGGCGGCGCGGCCGGGTTCAACATCATGCTGATCGCGCGCGAGCTCGGCTGCGACACCGTGATCCTGCCGCGGCTCGCCTCCGCCCTCTCCGCCTGCGGCATGCAGGTGAGCGACATCGTCTACGAGGCGACGCGAAGCCGCTTCACCGACACCACGGCCTTCGACATCGCGGGCGTGAACACGGTGCTCGGCGAGATCGAGGCCGAGCTCGAGGCGTTCCGGCGCGGCCTTCGCGGCGCCGAGGGCGCCCCGGCCCGCACCGAGCTCCTCGTCGAGGCCCGCTATCGCGCTCAGGTCTGGGAGCTCGACAGACGGCTGCCGGCGCGGCGGATCGACGGCGCGGCCGACGTCGCGGCGCTTGCCGAGGCGTTCCACCGGACGCACGAGCGCGTCTATGCCGTGCGCGACGAGGGAAGCCCCGTCGAGTTCGTGAACTGGAAGGGGCGGATTGCCATCACCGCGTTCGAGCCGCCCCCGCCGCCCTCGCTCGAGGCGACGCGGCACAAGCAAGAGCCGGCCGAGCGACGCTCCTGCTACGTCGCCGAGACCGGCCGGGTCGACACCGCGATCTTCCGCGGCGGGATGCTGCAGCCGGGAGCGGAGATCGCGGGCCCGGCGATCATCGAGGAGCCGACGACGACGATCGTCATCCCGCCCGGCTTCGCCGCACGGCTCTCGGCGGCCGGCAACTACATCCTCGACTGCGCGGCGTGAGGAGAGAGGCATGGACACGCTCGACCCGATGCTGATGTCGGTGATGGCCAACCGCCTCGACGGCATCGTGCGCGAGATGACGAACACGCTGCTGCGCGCCGCGCGTCCGGCCGTGATCTCCTCGGCGCGGGACTTCTCCTGTTGCATCGTCACCGGCGAGGACGAGCTGCTCGCCCCGGCCGAGGGCCTGCCGGTGCACATCTTCGGCTGCCACATCCAGACGGCGAATATGCGCCGCTACCATGCGGGCGACCTCCGGCGCGGCGACGCCTATCTCGATAACGATCCCTATCGAGGCAACACCCACCCGGCCGACCACACCTTCATGGTGCCGGTGTTGCACGAGGGCGAGCACCTGTTCACTGCGGTGTCGAAATGCCACATGGCAGACATCGGCAACTCGATCCCGTCGAGCTATTTCGTTCTGGCGAGGGATGTCTACCACGAGGGCGCTCTCGTCTTCCCAGCGGTGCGGATCCAGCGCGACGTCCGCACCATCGACGACATCGTCCGGATGTGCCGCGCGCGAATCCGCGTGCCCGACCAGTGGTACGGCGACTTCCTCGCGGGCCTCGGCTCGGCGCGCGTGGCGGAGCGCCGGCTCGAGGAGTTCTGCCGCAAGTACGGCACGGCGACGGTGAAGCGCTTCGTGCGGGAGTGGTTCGATTACTCCGAGCGTCGGATGATCGACAACATACGCCGTCTGCCCAAGGCGCGGCTCGTCAACCGCGGCCGGTCCGACCCGCTCGAGGGGATCCTGCCCGACGGGCTCGAGCTGACGGTGAAGATCGACATCGATCCGGACGAGGCGACGATCCATGTCGACCTCTCCGACAACCCTCCCTGCGTCGATGTCGGGCTCAACACCTCGCTCGGTGCCGCCACCTCGGCGGTGGTGGGCGCGATCTTCAACGCGCTCGAGACGGACATCCCGCGCAATGCCGGGAGCTTCCGCCGACTGAGCTTCGCCTACGCCGAGGACAGCGTTGTGGCGGCGCCGAAGTTCCCGCACTCCTGCTCGATGGCGACGACCAACGTCTCGGAACGGCTCGTCAACATCACCCAATCTGCCTTCGCGCAGCTCGGCGACGGGCACGGGCTCGCCGAGGGGGGAACCGGGCGCGGCGCCGGCATGGCGGTGATCTCGGGACGGGACGCCCGCCGTGGCGGCGCCCCCTTCGTCAACCGCATGATGCTGTCCACCAATGGCGGGCCGGCGAGCCCGGTGGCCGACGGCTGGGTGAACTACGCGATTGAGGTGATCGCGGGGCTGATGTATCGCGACAGCGTCGAGGTGGACGAGCTCAAGCATCCGATCCGCGTCCGGTCCCTCTCGCTCGTCGAGGACAGCGCCGGCGGCGGACGACGCCGCGGCGCGCCGGCGTAGAGGATCGAGCTCGAGCCGACCACCGGAGAGGTGACGGCGGTGATCTCCTGCGACGGCCAGCACGCCGCGCCGCGCGGCGTGGCCGGAGGCCATGACGGCACACCGGGCAGCACGTCGCTCATCGACGCCGATGGCCGGGAAACGCGCCTGCCGAACGTGATCCAGG from Elioraea tepida harbors:
- a CDS encoding hydantoinase/oxoprolinase family protein — protein: MHELALGALIEELMPGVPYTLSHQLMPILREYRRASATAIDASLTPLIQGHLRGLAEDLAAAGFAGDLLVSTSAGGCQHLEELIARPIHTLKSGPAMAPVAGRWVSAAERTGGNVIVCDTGGTTFDVGLVRDGGLVHTRDSWLGPRWLGDIIGTSTVDVRSIGAGGGSIAWRDAGGLLRVGPHSAGSTPGPACYGRGGTEPTVTDAAMVLGYIDPAFFNGGRLPLDAEVSRRVIGRLAAEFGQGLDETAAAILTIANELMIKAIGEITVNEGLNPRESVIVAGGGAAGFNIMLIARELGCDTVILPRLASALSACGMQVSDIVYEATRSRFTDTTAFDIAGVNTVLGEIEAELEAFRRGLRGAEGAPARTELLVEARYRAQVWELDRRLPARRIDGAADVAALAEAFHRTHERVYAVRDEGSPVEFVNWKGRIAITAFEPPPPPSLEATRHKQEPAERRSCYVAETGRVDTAIFRGGMLQPGAEIAGPAIIEEPTTTIVIPPGFAARLSAAGNYILDCAA